CACATCGAGCAGAAGTGCGCGGTCTTGGCGGCTTCCACGGGCAGCGTCTCGTCGTGGAACGAACGCGCCGTGTCCGGGTCGAGCGAAAGGTTGAACTGGTCGTTCCAGCGGAACTCGAAGCGGGCCTTCGACAGCTCGTCGTCCCACTCCTGCGCGTACGGGTGCCCCTTGGCCAGGTCCGCGGCGTGCGCGGCGATCTTGTACGTGATCACGCCGGTCTTGACGTCGTCGCGGTTCGGCAGGCCGAGGTGCTCCTTCGGCGTGACGTAGCACAGCATCGCCGTGCCGTACCAGCCGATCTGCGCCGCGCCGATGGCCGACGTGATGTGGTCGTAGCCCGGCGCGATGTCCGTCGCGAGTGGACCGAGCGTGTAGAACGGCGCCTCGCCGCAGAGCCGTTCCTCCAGCTCGACGTTCTCCTTGATCTTGTGCATCGGCACGTGGCCGGGGCCCTCGATCATCACCTGGACGTCGTGCGAGCGCGCGATGTGCGTCAGCTCTCCGAGGGTTTCCAGCTCGGCGAACTGGGCGCGGTCGTTCGCGTCGGCGATCGAGCCGGGACGCAGGCCGTCGCCGAGGGAGAACGTGACGTCGTACTGCCGCAGGATCTCGCAGAGTTCCTCGAAGTGCGTGTACAGGAACGATTCCTGGTGATGCGCGAGGCACCACGCGGCCATGATCGACCCGCCGCGGCTGACGATCCCGGTGACGCGCCGCGCGGTCAGCGGGATGTAGCGCAGCAGCACGCCGGCGTGCACGGTGACGTAGTCGACGCCCTGTTCGCACTGCTCGATGATCGTGTCGCGGTAGATCTCCCACGACAGCTTTTCCGGTTCGCCGTCGACCTTTTCCAGCGCCTGGTAGATCGGCACGGTGCCGACCGGGACCGGCGAGTTGCGGATGATCCACTCCCGCGTCTCGTGGATCCGCTTGCCGGTGGAGAGGTCCATAATCGTGTCGGCGCCCCAGCGGGTCGCCCACACCATCTTGTCGACCTCTTCCTCGACCGACGACCAGACGGCCGAGTTGCCCATGTTGGCGTTGATCTTCACCAGGAAGTTCTTGCCGATGATCATCGGCTCGGACTCGGGGTGGCGCCGGTTGGCCGGGATCACCGCGCGGCCGCTGGCCACCTCGTCACGCACGAACTCGGGAGAAACCCGTTCGCGGGCGGCGATGTACTCCATCTCCCGCGTGATGACACCCTGTTTGGCCCAGCCGAGCTGGGTGTTGTGCTCACGGCCGTCGGCCCAGCCGGCGCGCAGCCGGTGGAGTCCACTGTGGACGTCGATGGTGGCTTCGGGGTCCGTGTACGGGCCCGAAGTGTCGTAGACGTCGAAGTGTTCGTCGTTCGAGAGGTCGATCCGGCGTGCGGGAACCCGCAATCCGGATTCGGTCTGGTGATAAACCTTGTGCGAGCCCGTGATCGGCCCGGTCGTGACGGAGACGTCCTTGTTCTCAAGCGTCGTCAACGACTTTCACTCCCTACGCCGGCATTACCCGGTCAGGTTCATGCGGTCGGTGACGCCTGCGAAACGCAAGTCACCCTCTCAGCCCGCCATGGCGCGAGCTCCCGCGTTGGTGTTGTGCCACCGACCATGCCACGCCGGAGCGCGATACTCAAGTCACCCGACCAACTCGGCCGGAGTGGCGTAGACGTCGACCATGGCTCCGTTGCGCAGCACGGTGATCGGGAGTGCGGTGCCGATCACTTCCGCGAACAGCTGGCGCTGGATGCCCTGGGCGTCCGAGACGCGGGTGCGCCCGACGGTCAGCACGAGATCGCCGGCGTGCAGGCCCGCCCGGTCCGCGGGGCCGCCGGGGACGACTTCGCGGACCCGCAGCCCGGCGCTCTGCCCGGTGCGCTCGGCGATGTCGTCGGGCAACGGCGCGGGCACGCCGATGACGCCGAGGTAGGCGCGCCGCACCCGGCCTTCGACGACGAGCGTGTCGATGATCCGCCGCGTCGTCGCGTTGATCGGCACCGCGAGCCCGAGCCCGACGCCGGCGACGGCGGTGTTGACGCCGACGACCCGGCCGGCGGAGTCCGCGAGCGCGCCGCCGGAGTTGCCGGGGTTGAGGGCCGCGTCGGTCTGGATGACGTCCTCGATCACCCGGGTGGTGCGCCCCTGCCGCACCGGCAGTGCCCGGCCGAGCGCGCTGACGACGCCCGCGGTGACGGTGCCGGAGAAGCCGAGCGGGCTCCCGATGGCCACGACGAGCTGCCCGACGACGAGCTCGTCGGCGTCGCCGAGCACGGCCGCCGACGGCGTCTCGCCGCGCGCTCGCAGCACGGCGAGATCGGACAGCGGGTCGGAGCCGACGACGTCGAAGGGCGCTTCGCTGCCGTCGGCGAAGGTGGCGACGCCGCGCCGGTGGTCGCTGACGACGTGGGCGTTGGTGAGCAGGTGGCCGTCGTCGGCGAAGACGACCGCCGAGCCGCTGCCGCGCGCGAGCTGGACCCCGGCGACATGCGGGGTGACGGTCTTGGCGACGGTGCTGACCGCCCGCGAGTAGGCGTCCATCGCGTCTTCCATGAGCACCTCGATTACACCGTTGCAGGTACTACAAGTCTGCGCCGGAAAGCGTGCGAAGTCCGTTCGCTGTTCGTGAACCGC
The window above is part of the Amycolatopsis camponoti genome. Proteins encoded here:
- the thiC gene encoding phosphomethylpyrimidine synthase ThiC — translated: MTTLENKDVSVTTGPITGSHKVYHQTESGLRVPARRIDLSNDEHFDVYDTSGPYTDPEATIDVHSGLHRLRAGWADGREHNTQLGWAKQGVITREMEYIAARERVSPEFVRDEVASGRAVIPANRRHPESEPMIIGKNFLVKINANMGNSAVWSSVEEEVDKMVWATRWGADTIMDLSTGKRIHETREWIIRNSPVPVGTVPIYQALEKVDGEPEKLSWEIYRDTIIEQCEQGVDYVTVHAGVLLRYIPLTARRVTGIVSRGGSIMAAWCLAHHQESFLYTHFEELCEILRQYDVTFSLGDGLRPGSIADANDRAQFAELETLGELTHIARSHDVQVMIEGPGHVPMHKIKENVELEERLCGEAPFYTLGPLATDIAPGYDHITSAIGAAQIGWYGTAMLCYVTPKEHLGLPNRDDVKTGVITYKIAAHAADLAKGHPYAQEWDDELSKARFEFRWNDQFNLSLDPDTARSFHDETLPVEAAKTAHFCSMCGPKFCSMRITQDVRKYAEEHGLSTVEAIEAGMASKSAEFTESGGKVYLPVVQL
- a CDS encoding S1C family serine protease; its protein translation is MEDAMDAYSRAVSTVAKTVTPHVAGVQLARGSGSAVVFADDGHLLTNAHVVSDHRRGVATFADGSEAPFDVVGSDPLSDLAVLRARGETPSAAVLGDADELVVGQLVVAIGSPLGFSGTVTAGVVSALGRALPVRQGRTTRVIEDVIQTDAALNPGNSGGALADSAGRVVGVNTAVAGVGLGLAVPINATTRRIIDTLVVEGRVRRAYLGVIGVPAPLPDDIAERTGQSAGLRVREVVPGGPADRAGLHAGDLVLTVGRTRVSDAQGIQRQLFAEVIGTALPITVLRNGAMVDVYATPAELVG